A region of Vitis riparia cultivar Riparia Gloire de Montpellier isolate 1030 chromosome 12, EGFV_Vit.rip_1.0, whole genome shotgun sequence DNA encodes the following proteins:
- the LOC117927136 gene encoding trihelix transcription factor ASIL2-like isoform X1: MNDGTGTPSPATAPPRPLQPLACREDCWTEDATHTLIEAWGDRYLELNRGNLRQKHWQEVADAVNALHGHLKKARRTDVQCKNRIDTLKKKYKIEKSRVSDSNGALTSQWPFYERLDALIGSNMPAKKPSPPVYRKTPPMLPPVPVGPRSVMHKRPAPVTADESFRRNFSVVAAAAAAVEEVEEAESARSESDGDGGREGVKELAQAIVRFGEIYEKVEESKQKQMIDLEVKRMQFARDLEIQRMKLFMDTQVQLEKIKHAKRSSGNGKGSSLGHQMYQ; this comes from the exons ATGAACGACGGCACCGGAACTCCTTCGCCGGCGACTGCCCCACCGAGACCGTTACAGCCGTTGGCTTGCCGTGAAGATTGCTGGACCGAGGACGCTACCCATACTCTCATCGAGGCCTGGGGTGACCGTTATCTCGAGCTCAACCGCGGCAACCTCCGGCAGAAGCACTGGCAGGAGGTGGCTGACGCGGTCAACGCCCTTCACGGCCACCTTAAGAAGGCTCGCCGGACGGACGTTCAGTGCAAGAACCGTATCGATACGTTGAAGAAGAAGTACAAGATCGAAAAGTCTAGGGTTTCGGACTCGAACGGGGCGTTGACGAGTCAATGGCCATTCTACGAGCGGCTCGATGCGCTAATAGGATCGAACATGCCGGCAAAGAAACCGTCGCCGCCGGTTTACCGGAAAACACCACCAATGCTTCCGCCAGTGCCTGTGGGTCCCCGATCGGTAATGCATAAACGTCCGGCTCCGGTCACCGCCGACGAGTCCTTCCGTCGGAACTTCTCCGTGGTGGCTGCTGCGGCGGCGGCtgtggaggaggtggaggaggCGGAGTCGGCAAGGTCGGAGTCTGACGGTGACGGAGGCAGGGAAGGGGTGAAGGAATTGGCTCAGGCGATTGTGAGGTTCGGAGAGATTTATGAGAAAGTTGAGGAGTCTAAGCAGAAGCAGATGATAGACTTGGAGGTGAAGAGAATGCAGTTTGCAAGGGATTTGGAGATTCAGAGGATGAAACTGTTCATGGATACTCAGGTTCAACTTGAAAAAATTAAGCATGCTAAGCGATCTTCCGGGAATG GTAAAGGGTCTTCTCTAGGTCATCAGATGTATCAGTGA
- the LOC117927136 gene encoding trihelix transcription factor ASIL2-like isoform X4, whose translation MNDGTGTPSPATAPPRPLQPLACREDCWTEDATHTLIEAWGDRYLELNRGNLRQKHWQEVADAVNALHGHLKKARRTDVQCKNRIDTLKKKYKIEKSRVSDSNGALTSQWPFYERLDALIGSNMPAKKPSPPVYRKTPPMLPPVPVGPRSVMHKRPAPVTADESFRRNFSVVAAAAAAVEEVEEAESARSESDGDGGREGVKELAQAIVRFGEIYEKVEESKQKQMIDLEVKRMQFARDLEIQRMKLFMDTQVQLEKIKHAKRSSGNDSYS comes from the coding sequence ATGAACGACGGCACCGGAACTCCTTCGCCGGCGACTGCCCCACCGAGACCGTTACAGCCGTTGGCTTGCCGTGAAGATTGCTGGACCGAGGACGCTACCCATACTCTCATCGAGGCCTGGGGTGACCGTTATCTCGAGCTCAACCGCGGCAACCTCCGGCAGAAGCACTGGCAGGAGGTGGCTGACGCGGTCAACGCCCTTCACGGCCACCTTAAGAAGGCTCGCCGGACGGACGTTCAGTGCAAGAACCGTATCGATACGTTGAAGAAGAAGTACAAGATCGAAAAGTCTAGGGTTTCGGACTCGAACGGGGCGTTGACGAGTCAATGGCCATTCTACGAGCGGCTCGATGCGCTAATAGGATCGAACATGCCGGCAAAGAAACCGTCGCCGCCGGTTTACCGGAAAACACCACCAATGCTTCCGCCAGTGCCTGTGGGTCCCCGATCGGTAATGCATAAACGTCCGGCTCCGGTCACCGCCGACGAGTCCTTCCGTCGGAACTTCTCCGTGGTGGCTGCTGCGGCGGCGGCtgtggaggaggtggaggaggCGGAGTCGGCAAGGTCGGAGTCTGACGGTGACGGAGGCAGGGAAGGGGTGAAGGAATTGGCTCAGGCGATTGTGAGGTTCGGAGAGATTTATGAGAAAGTTGAGGAGTCTAAGCAGAAGCAGATGATAGACTTGGAGGTGAAGAGAATGCAGTTTGCAAGGGATTTGGAGATTCAGAGGATGAAACTGTTCATGGATACTCAGGTTCAACTTGAAAAAATTAAGCATGCTAAGCGATCTTCCGGGAATG
- the LOC117927136 gene encoding trihelix transcription factor ASIL2-like isoform X2, with translation MNDGTGTPSPATAPPRPLQPLACREDCWTEDATHTLIEAWGDRYLELNRGNLRQKHWQEVADAVNALHGHLKKARRTDVQCKNRIDTLKKKYKIEKSRVSDSNGALTSQWPFYERLDALIGSNMPAKKPSPPVYRKTPPMLPPVPVGPRSVMHKRPAPVTADESFRRNFSVVAAAAAAVEEVEEAESARSESDGDGGREGVKELAQAIVRFGEIYEKVEESKQKQMIDLEVKRMQFARDLEIQRMKLFMDTQVQLEKIKHAKRSSGNGSNRHFEIHS, from the coding sequence ATGAACGACGGCACCGGAACTCCTTCGCCGGCGACTGCCCCACCGAGACCGTTACAGCCGTTGGCTTGCCGTGAAGATTGCTGGACCGAGGACGCTACCCATACTCTCATCGAGGCCTGGGGTGACCGTTATCTCGAGCTCAACCGCGGCAACCTCCGGCAGAAGCACTGGCAGGAGGTGGCTGACGCGGTCAACGCCCTTCACGGCCACCTTAAGAAGGCTCGCCGGACGGACGTTCAGTGCAAGAACCGTATCGATACGTTGAAGAAGAAGTACAAGATCGAAAAGTCTAGGGTTTCGGACTCGAACGGGGCGTTGACGAGTCAATGGCCATTCTACGAGCGGCTCGATGCGCTAATAGGATCGAACATGCCGGCAAAGAAACCGTCGCCGCCGGTTTACCGGAAAACACCACCAATGCTTCCGCCAGTGCCTGTGGGTCCCCGATCGGTAATGCATAAACGTCCGGCTCCGGTCACCGCCGACGAGTCCTTCCGTCGGAACTTCTCCGTGGTGGCTGCTGCGGCGGCGGCtgtggaggaggtggaggaggCGGAGTCGGCAAGGTCGGAGTCTGACGGTGACGGAGGCAGGGAAGGGGTGAAGGAATTGGCTCAGGCGATTGTGAGGTTCGGAGAGATTTATGAGAAAGTTGAGGAGTCTAAGCAGAAGCAGATGATAGACTTGGAGGTGAAGAGAATGCAGTTTGCAAGGGATTTGGAGATTCAGAGGATGAAACTGTTCATGGATACTCAGGTTCAACTTGAAAAAATTAAGCATGCTAAGCGATCTTCCGGGAATG
- the LOC117927136 gene encoding trihelix transcription factor ASIL2-like isoform X3 has translation MNDGTGTPSPATAPPRPLQPLACREDCWTEDATHTLIEAWGDRYLELNRGNLRQKHWQEVADAVNALHGHLKKARRTDVQCKNRIDTLKKKYKIEKSRVSDSNGALTSQWPFYERLDALIGSNMPAKKPSPPVYRKTPPMLPPVPVGPRSVMHKRPAPVTADESFRRNFSVVAAAAAAVEEVEEAESARSESDGDGGREGVKELAQAIVRFGEIYEKVEESKQKQMIDLEVKRMQFARDLEIQRMKLFMDTQVQLEKIKHAKRSSGNAYGRRMGC, from the coding sequence ATGAACGACGGCACCGGAACTCCTTCGCCGGCGACTGCCCCACCGAGACCGTTACAGCCGTTGGCTTGCCGTGAAGATTGCTGGACCGAGGACGCTACCCATACTCTCATCGAGGCCTGGGGTGACCGTTATCTCGAGCTCAACCGCGGCAACCTCCGGCAGAAGCACTGGCAGGAGGTGGCTGACGCGGTCAACGCCCTTCACGGCCACCTTAAGAAGGCTCGCCGGACGGACGTTCAGTGCAAGAACCGTATCGATACGTTGAAGAAGAAGTACAAGATCGAAAAGTCTAGGGTTTCGGACTCGAACGGGGCGTTGACGAGTCAATGGCCATTCTACGAGCGGCTCGATGCGCTAATAGGATCGAACATGCCGGCAAAGAAACCGTCGCCGCCGGTTTACCGGAAAACACCACCAATGCTTCCGCCAGTGCCTGTGGGTCCCCGATCGGTAATGCATAAACGTCCGGCTCCGGTCACCGCCGACGAGTCCTTCCGTCGGAACTTCTCCGTGGTGGCTGCTGCGGCGGCGGCtgtggaggaggtggaggaggCGGAGTCGGCAAGGTCGGAGTCTGACGGTGACGGAGGCAGGGAAGGGGTGAAGGAATTGGCTCAGGCGATTGTGAGGTTCGGAGAGATTTATGAGAAAGTTGAGGAGTCTAAGCAGAAGCAGATGATAGACTTGGAGGTGAAGAGAATGCAGTTTGCAAGGGATTTGGAGATTCAGAGGATGAAACTGTTCATGGATACTCAGGTTCAACTTGAAAAAATTAAGCATGCTAAGCGATCTTCCGGGAATG
- the LOC117926556 gene encoding F-box/LRR-repeat MAX2 homolog A has protein sequence MAGAAAGGATTIHDLPDAILSSILASVTDTRARNAAALVCRKWLVLERGTRTSLTLRGNVVHNNLYMIPTCFRAVTHLDLSLLSPWGHSLISPSSDPMLLAHLLRHAFPMVTSLTVYARTPATLQLLAPQWPNLTHIKLVKWHQRSPSALGSDFDPILRHCTSLTSVDLSNFYYWTEDLPPALQAHPATAAALTRLDLMTLSFAEGFKSHEILAITAACPNLQQLLIACTFDPRYIGFVGDEAIVAIASNCPGLTVLHLADTASLSNGRGDPEEEGFSSEDAGISTTALSKLFSGLPLLQELVLDVCKNVRDSGATLEMLNSRCPKLRVLKLGHFHGLCLAIGSQLDGVALCQGLESLSIKNSADLTDMGLIAIARGCSKLAKFEIHGCKKVTWKGIRTMACLRRPTLVEFKISCCKNLDAVSALRSLEPIRDRIQRLHIDCIWDRSEQFEDSEEAILAHSFDLNELEQPSISSQDDDRFWDHEASIKKKKRKYTTDLDASYEQNNGNGICSKTWERLRCLSLWIGVGELLPPLAKAGLDDCPCLEEIQIKVEGDCRERSKPSQPFGLSSLMRYPRLSKMKLDCGDTIGYALTAPSGQTDLSTWERFYLNGIKNLTLNELDYWPPQDKDVNHRSLSLPSAGLLAECVTLRKLFIHGTAHEHFMTFLLAIPNLRDVQLREDYYPAPENDMSTEMRIDSCSRFEDALNRRRILD, from the coding sequence ATGGCCGGAGCTGCTGCCGGCGGCGCTACTACTATCCATGACCTGCCGGATGCGATTCTGTCGAGCATATTGGCGAGCGTGACCGACACCAGGGCAAGGAACGCCGCCGCGCTGGTCTGCCGAAAATGGCTGGTGTTGGAGAGGGGCACGCGGACCTCCCTCACCCTCCGTGGCAACGTCGTTCACAACAATCTGTATATGATTCCGACTTGTTTTCGGGCCGTGACTCACCTTGACCTCTCTCTGCTCTCGCCTTGGGGTCACTCTCTTATCTCTCCCTCCTCTGATCCTATGCTTCTAGCTCATCTTCTTCGCCATGCCTTTCCGATGGTGACTTCGCTCACTGTCTATGCTCGCACTCCGGCCACTCTCCAACTCCTGGCTCCCCAGTGGCCCAATCTCACGCACATCAAGCTCGTCAAGTGGCATCAGCGCTCTCCATCAGCGCTCGGATCTGATTTTGATCCGATTCTCCGTCACTGTACCTCGCTCACTTCTGTCGATCTTTCAAACTTCTATTACTGGACGGAGGACTTGCCTCCGGCACTGCAGGCGCATCCAGCGACCGCGGCGGCTCTGACTCGGTTAGATCTGATGACTCTGTCATTCGCCGAGGGCTTCAAGTCTCATGAGATTCTCGCCATTACAGCGGCTTGCCCTAATCTCCAACAACTTCTTATTGCCTGCACGTTTGATCCTAGATACATTGGTTTTGTTGGAGATGAAGCTATTGTGGCTATCGCTAGCAATTGCCCGGGATTGACAGTGCTTCATCTGGCCGATACGGCGTCGTTGTCGAACGGCAGGGGAGATCCGGAGGAGGAAGGGTTTAGTAGTGAGGATGCTGGAATCAGTACCACCGCCCTGTCGAAGCTGTTTTCAGGGCTTCCACTGCTGCAAGAGCTGGTCCTAGATGTCTGTAAAAATGTCAGAGACAGCGGGGCGACACTGGAGATGCTGAATTCCAGATGTCCCAAGTTGAGGGTGCTTAAACTCGGGCATTTTCATGGGTTGTGTTTGGCGATTGGGTCGCAGTTAGACGGTGTTGCACTATGTCAAGGGCTTGAGTCTCTGTCGATAAAGAACTCGGCCGACTTGACAGATATGGGGTTGATAGCGATTGCCAGAGGATGTTCCAAGTTGGCCAAGTTTGAGATTCATGGTTGCAAGAAGGTTACATGGAAGGGTATAAGGACAATGGCTTGTTTGCGTCGCCCGACTCTAGTTGAATTTAAGATTTCTTGTTGCAAGAACCTTGACGCGGTGTCTGCTTTGAGAAGCTTGGAGCCAATTCGAGACCGGATTCAACGACTGCACATTGACTGCATTTGGGATAGGTCCGAGCAGTTTGAGGATTCGGAGGAAGCGATATTGGCTCACAGTTTTGACCTTAACGAATTGGAGCAACCAAGTATCTCCAGCCAGGATGATGATCGATTCTGGGACCATGAGGCCTCCATCAAGAAGAAAAAGCGCAAGTACACCACTGATCTGGACGCTTCCTACGAGCAAAACAATGGCAATGGGATCTGCTCAAAAACTTGGGAACGCCTGCGATGCCTCTCTCTTTGGATTGGCGTAGGTGAGCTTCTGCCTCCATTAGCAAAGGCAGGTCTTGATGATTGCCCGTGCTTGGAGGAGATTCAGATAAAGGTTGAAGGAGACTGTAGGGAACGGTCAAAGCCATCACAGCCATTTGGGCTGAGTTCTCTCATGCGATATCCTCGGCTGTCAAAGATGAAGTTGGATTGTGGTGATACCATAGGCTACGCTCTTACTGCGCCTTCAGGGCAAACGGACTTGAGCACGTGGGAGCGGTTTTACCTGAATGGGATTAAGAATCTGACTCTCAATGAGCTGGATTATTGGCCGCCACAGGACAAGGATGTTAACCACAGGAGTCTCTCGCTCCCATCTGCTGGCTTGCTTGCTGAGTGCGTTACACTGAGGAAGCTGTTCATCCATGGAACCGCACACGAGCATTTCATGACCTTCTTACTTGCTATCCCAAATTTGAGGGATGTACAGCTAAGAGAAGATTATTACCCTGCACCTGAGAATGACATGAGCACTGAGATGAGGATCGACTCCTGCAGTCGCTTTGAAGATGCATTGAATAGGCGGAGGATACTTGATTGA